In Synechococcus sp. CB0101, a genomic segment contains:
- the pheS gene encoding phenylalanine--tRNA ligase subunit alpha, translating into MSATISLQQLTDQLEQLEADAAKAIGAAGSASELEELRVGLLGKKGKLSAVLGAMGKLPGDERPLVGQRANVLKEQVQGLLSERLSAVKAAAMAERIAGETLDVTMPATYIPAGHRHPLISTIEEITDIFAGLGYRVEEGPEIETDHYNFSALNIPPHHPARDMQDTFYLSEHELLRTHTSPVQIRHLEKNPPPVRIVAPGRVYRRDAVDATHSPVFHQVEVLAIDEGLDFSHLRGTVTTFLQRFFGDLPVRFRASYFPFTEPSAEVDVQWRGRWLEVMGCGMVDPAVLEGLGIDPERYSGFAAGLGVERFCMVRHGIDDIRRLFTSDLRFLEQF; encoded by the coding sequence GTGAGCGCCACGATCAGCCTGCAGCAGCTCACCGATCAGCTCGAACAGCTGGAGGCCGATGCAGCCAAGGCCATCGGCGCAGCGGGCTCGGCCAGCGAGCTGGAAGAGCTGCGGGTGGGGCTGCTGGGCAAGAAGGGCAAGCTCTCGGCCGTGCTGGGCGCCATGGGCAAGCTGCCCGGCGACGAACGCCCGCTGGTGGGCCAGCGGGCCAACGTGCTCAAGGAGCAGGTGCAGGGTTTGCTGAGCGAGCGGCTCAGCGCCGTGAAAGCCGCGGCCATGGCCGAGCGCATCGCGGGGGAAACCCTTGATGTGACCATGCCCGCCACCTACATCCCGGCTGGGCACCGCCATCCCCTGATCAGCACGATCGAAGAGATCACCGACATCTTTGCCGGCCTCGGCTACCGGGTGGAAGAAGGCCCGGAGATCGAAACCGACCACTACAACTTCAGCGCCCTCAACATCCCGCCGCACCACCCGGCGCGGGACATGCAGGACACCTTTTATCTGAGCGAGCACGAGCTGCTGCGCACCCACACCTCGCCGGTGCAGATCCGCCACCTGGAGAAGAACCCACCGCCGGTGCGGATCGTGGCTCCGGGCCGTGTGTATCGCCGCGATGCCGTGGATGCCACCCACTCACCGGTGTTCCACCAGGTGGAGGTGCTGGCCATTGATGAAGGGCTGGATTTCAGCCATTTGCGCGGCACCGTGACCACCTTTCTGCAGCGCTTCTTCGGCGATCTGCCGGTGCGCTTCCGCGCCAGCTACTTCCCCTTCACCGAACCCTCCGCCGAGGTGGACGTGCAATGGCGCGGCCGCTGGCTCGAGGTGATGGGCTGCGGAATGGTGGATCCAGCGGTGCTGGAAGGGCTGGGCATCGATCCCGAGCGCTACAGCGGCTTCGCCGCCGGCCTGGGGGTGGAGCGGTTCTGCATGGTGCGCCACGGCATCGATGACATCCGCCGCCTCTTCACCTCCGACCTGCGTTTCCTCGAGCAGTTCTGA
- a CDS encoding NAD(+) kinase, giving the protein MPCVGLIVNDGKDLALATADSIEARLRGAGYDVLRASSASGMVGFANPDQHLRAKGHAACVPAGFEPSMAMAMVLGGDGTVLSAARMTAPIDVPILTINTGHLGFLAETYLPELEQALEQVIAGEWTVEERTTLVVSVMRGEQRRWEVLCLNEMALHREPLTSMCHFEIAVGRHAPVDIAADGVILSTPTGSTAYALSAGGPVITPDCPVLQLTPIAPHSLASRALVFSDQEPVTVFPATPERLMMVVDGSAGCYVWPEDRVLIRRSEHPVRFVRLADHEFFQVLRNKLGWGLPHVAKPGAPA; this is encoded by the coding sequence GTGCCCTGCGTCGGACTCATCGTTAACGACGGCAAGGACCTGGCCCTGGCCACCGCCGACAGCATCGAGGCGCGCCTGCGCGGGGCGGGTTACGACGTGCTGCGGGCCAGCAGTGCCTCCGGGATGGTGGGCTTTGCCAACCCCGACCAGCACCTGCGGGCCAAGGGGCATGCCGCCTGTGTACCCGCGGGCTTTGAACCTTCCATGGCGATGGCCATGGTGCTCGGTGGCGATGGCACCGTGCTCTCTGCAGCCCGGATGACGGCACCGATCGACGTGCCGATCCTCACGATCAACACCGGCCATCTGGGTTTTCTGGCCGAAACCTATCTGCCTGAACTCGAGCAGGCCCTCGAGCAGGTGATCGCTGGTGAATGGACCGTGGAGGAGCGCACCACCCTGGTGGTGAGCGTGATGCGGGGTGAGCAGCGCCGCTGGGAAGTGCTCTGCCTCAACGAAATGGCCCTGCACCGCGAGCCGCTCACCTCGATGTGCCATTTCGAGATCGCCGTGGGCCGCCATGCCCCTGTGGATATCGCTGCCGATGGAGTGATCCTCTCCACCCCCACGGGCTCCACCGCCTACGCCCTCAGCGCCGGCGGCCCGGTGATCACCCCCGATTGCCCGGTGCTGCAACTCACCCCGATCGCCCCCCACTCGCTCGCCTCACGGGCGCTGGTGTTCAGCGATCAGGAGCCCGTCACGGTGTTTCCCGCCACGCCCGAGCGGCTGATGATGGTGGTGGATGGCAGCGCCGGTTGCTACGTGTGGCCGGAAGACCGGGTGCTGATCCGCCGCAGTGAACACCCCGTGCGCTTCGTGCGCCTGGCGGATCACGAGTTTTTCCAGGTGCTGCGCAACAAGCTGGGCTGGGGCCTGCCCCATGTGGCCAAACCCGGCGCCCCGGCATGA
- a CDS encoding response regulator transcription factor codes for MSGATLLLLGQEAEALAPRLEASGYRCQMGDAGMEAGCDLVVLGAELADQLPALQERLGPVPMLLDIGTDSVAARSRMLRSGATDFWLSSAGASDLLMRLRLHRKLLDKGRPPEDRLSLGDLSLIPSRHEVRRGQRQVQLTAREYALLLLLMEHSGQVLSRDQILRQVWHDQQGAASNVIEVYVRYLRQKLEEQGERRLIHTVRGQGYCLSDGPPPR; via the coding sequence ATGAGCGGCGCCACCTTGCTGCTGTTGGGCCAGGAGGCTGAGGCCCTGGCACCGCGGCTGGAAGCCTCGGGCTACCGCTGCCAGATGGGCGACGCGGGCATGGAAGCTGGCTGCGATCTGGTGGTGCTTGGGGCCGAGCTCGCCGATCAACTGCCGGCCCTGCAGGAGCGGCTTGGCCCCGTGCCCATGCTGCTCGACATCGGCACCGACAGCGTGGCGGCCCGCTCGCGCATGCTGCGCTCGGGTGCCACGGACTTTTGGTTGTCCTCCGCCGGGGCCAGCGACCTGTTGATGCGCCTGCGCTTGCACCGCAAATTGCTCGACAAGGGGCGGCCCCCGGAGGATCGACTCAGCCTGGGCGACCTGAGTCTGATTCCCAGCCGCCATGAAGTGCGCCGCGGCCAGCGGCAGGTGCAGCTCACCGCCCGCGAGTACGCCCTGCTGCTGCTGTTGATGGAGCACAGCGGCCAGGTGCTCAGCCGCGACCAGATCCTGCGCCAGGTGTGGCACGACCAGCAGGGCGCCGCCAGCAATGTGATCGAGGTGTATGTGCGCTACCTGCGCCAGAAACTCGAAGAACAGGGTGAACGGCGCCTGATCCACACCGTGCGCGGCCAGGGCTATTGCCTCAGCGATGGCCCGCCGCCCCGCTGA